A region of the Fibrobacter sp. genome:
AAGTATTTCAAGGGCAATCGCATGGATGAAATCAATCACAATATCACTCCAGAAAAGTACCACGAAATTGTAGATTCCCTTTCTGAACGTCAGAAGCAGATTATTGAAGATAAGAATAGCCAATACATTATGGTGGCAGCAGGCCCGGGAAGTGGAAAGACTAGAGTCCTCGTGCATAAGCTGGCCTCCTTGATGCTGTTGGAAGACGTGAAGCACGAACAGTTGCTGATGCTCACATTCTCTCGTAGTGCAGCCATTGACTTTAAGGAAAAACTCCATAAGCTGATCGGTAGTGCAGCCTCCTTCTTGACTGCAAAAACATTCCATTCCTACGCATTTGATTTGCTAGGAACTATGGGTGACCTAGATAAAGCAGGTTCCGCTGTTGAAATGGCTGTGGAAAAAATCAAGGAAGGGGAAATTGAGCATAGCAAGATCACCAAGAAGGTCTTGGTAATTGATGAAGCCCAAGATATGGATGAACATCAGTTCGCCCTGGTTCAGGCCCTCATTGAAGAAAATGAGGATATGCGTGTTATTGCCGTAGGCGATGATGACCAGAATATTTTCGAAGGGGTCCATCAGAAGGCCGGTTCGAAGTCTGTAGATTTAAATCGCTTTATGGATCTTTATAAGGCGAAGAAGTACGAACTGGTGGAAAATTACCGCAGCATTAAAAAGGTTGTAGACTTTAGTAACGCCTTCGTTCAGGATATTCCCAATCGCTTAAAGGTGAATCCCATTAGAGCTGTAAATGATGGGGAAGGTGCCGTCAGGGTTCGAAAGTTTAATTCGCCTCACATGGAATACGCCATTGTTGAACACTTGAAAAAGTACTCCAACTATGGAACAGTTTGTGTTTTAACGCAGACCAATGATGATGCTTTGAAAATGATGGCCCTTTTGAATCACGAAAAAATCAGGGCGAAGTTGATTCAGGACAGTGACGGGTTCTCGCTCCATGATCTTGTTGAATTCAGAAGCTTTATGAAATGGCTCTCCAGTAATGAAGATCCTGTCATTAGTACAGAAGAATGGGATTCTGCAATGGGTAAGCTACAACAGTACTATCAAAAGAGCGCGTTGTTGCCTATTTGCATAAAGGCGCTTAAGGTTTATCAGAAGCATAACGATCGCCTTTATCGAAATGATTTGAAGCTTTTCTTGATGGAATCGAGGGTGTCAGACTTTGAACGCGGTGAAAAGAATGAAGTTGTAGTTTCTACGATTCATAAGGCAAAAGGTCGTGAATTTGACAGAGTCTACATGCTGATTAAGGATCAAAGGGCTAGCTCGGAACAAGGCCGCCGTGTATTGTATGTGGGTTTTACTCGTGCGAAGAAGCAACTGTATGTTTTCCACTGCTGCCCCTTCTTGGATAAGTATGCTCCCGTTATAGAGGAACATGCGAGGTATTCGGAACCTGCAGAAATCATTTGCCAGTTTGGCCATAAAGATATGTTCTTGAGCTATTCTTATGGAGAGACTGTTGACGAAGGTGGAGGACTGAAAAAACGAATCTTCAAATTACATAGCGGTGATATATTGAAGTATTCCCATGGTGGACTGTATGACTTCAGCGATTCCAAGAATCCGGTAGCCGTATTGTCTAAAAAGGCTAAGGAAAAGATTTCTCATCTTAAGGACTTGGGATATTCTGTGAAAAATGTACGAATCCGTTATGTAGTGGCCTGGCATGATAAGGAACGTGAAGAAGAAATTCCTATTATCTTGCCTGAAATTGAACTGGTGAAGAAGCATGGCTAAGTATATTCTTGTAGAAGCAAGTGGAAACACTTCTTAAGAATCTTGATTCGCAAAAAAAACTTACCATTTCCGAAATGGGAAAAATCAGCTACAAACTCTAAATAAAGTCATACAACCATTTTCCCGGCGTGGGGAATATGGTTTATTCTCGATCCCACAGTTTCTCTTCTTTGTAAACGATATTCTCGTCTGCGGCAATGCCTATGCAACCAAGATTTACCATCTTGGCGATAACGCATGCAATGGTGCGAGGGTCCTGAAAACAACGTCCAAACTTTTCGTCTATGTAGTCGCGCAGTTTCCTTACGTTTCCTGGGCGCTGGTCGCAATCTTTTAGACTCAGCCTGACCGCATCTACTCCCGCGCCAAATTCCTCGCCGCAGAATCCCGGATAGAATCCACTCTTTATGTATTTCTCGATTTCCTGCATATAGCCTCGCTTTTTGATGCAAATATATCCTTATGGAATGACAAATGCTGTCAAGTGCCTCAGATGTCGCCCGCAAGGCGGCAAATATTTTTCCAATTTTGTCACAAAAGTGTCAAAAATAAATGGTACTTTTCTCTACAAACAAGGAGAAAGCCTTTTCAATTGACCGTCTTTAATTTCTTATATTGTCACTATGCTCATCTATCACGCTAGTAAAGAAATTGTAGAAGTACCCGAGATTCGCAAGACTCGGTTCACCAAGGACTTTTCCTGGGGATTTTATTGTACCAACAACTTTGCACAGGCTGTTCGGTGGGCAAACCGTGGAGATGGGGAACCCCGGGTCAATCATTTCGAGTACACGCCAGATCAGTCGCTGAAAATTCTCACATTCGAGAAAATGACTGATGAATGGTTGGATTTCATTGCAGCATGCCGTAGCGGGAAGGCTCATGATTTCGATATTGTGGAAGGCCCCATGGCAGACGATACGGTCTGGAATTTCGTAAATGACTTCTTGGCAGGGACCATCAACAGAAAGCAGTTCTGGGTCTTGGCGGAATTCAAGCATCCGACCCATCAGATCAGCTTCCATACAGAGGCGGCTTTGCAGTGCTTAAAATTTGTCAAGTGCGAGGTCGTTCATGACTGAATCTCGGAAAGATGATCTCTTTTATGTATGTTCCCTGATTGAGTATGTCGCTCGCGTAACAAAGAATAAGCGCGGGGTGATTGCAAACAAGCTGGGTGAGGCTGGCTTTGCGAAGGAACTGAAAGACGCAGGTGTCAACCACAGCCTTAGCTTTGAGCAAGTGGGCGAGGAAGTTGTCGAACGTTACGGCATACCTGCAGGCACCTTTGAAACTATAGAAAACTGCAAATACTCCGTTCCTTCCTATACCGACATCGGACGCCTTTACAGCATCATGGTCCAGGATTGTGCACGTCCGGGCGAAGAGATTAAAACTGCCATCCAAATTTTTTCTTCGGTCATTAGCGACTACATCTCCAATTTCAATTCCGACTGCTATTACCAAAATCCCAGCTACCTGGAAGAATCCTTCAGGGCCGGTAAACTGCTTTAAGTGAAGTTCATACAACCATTTTGTTGACGTCAACAAAATGGTCTTAAAAATACTTCCGGTTCATCGCTTCAAGTAATTCCACGTTAAGAGTATTGTCTAAGTCAGGAATTACGCTGTCAATGGAACAATAGGGGCAAAGCGCAGTGTCTTCGCCATCATCAGTCCATTCAGTGATTTCAGACGGGGTGAACGATCGTTTGCAATAGAAACATCCACATTGAGTTGCTGAGGACAAAACGCCCCTGTTCCTAAAGCTGAGCTTATGAAGTTCATCAAAATTCATGTAAAGTAATATAGTCATTTTTGCATCTTTTAAGTGGATTATTTTTGACAATCAAAGTACTTGAAATTTCTCTTGCATTTGCATATATTTCTTTCTGAAATTCATCACTCCTTGCGACAGTCGACATAGACTTGCAAAAGTCCGTACGTGCATTCGCGGCAAGGTTCATTAACCATCTGGTTGATGTTGTTGGATAGCTGGCAGGAGACGCTGCCTGCTCGAGAGCGTAAGTTCGCCACAAGGTGGAATTGCGCCAAGTAATGCCGGGGAAGGCCCCCGCCAACAACAAAACTAGAACATCTTCATAATCAAAAGTATGCTATCGATCATCTTCCCGGCGTGGGGAAAATGATGTTCTTTGCCGTTGTGGTTTTGCAGAATCACGACATAGGAGATTATTATGGTAAAAAAGGTTGTTGGCGTGAGCCGCGCTGTTTTTCCAAAATGTGAAACACTGTCTCACAAATTGACTTGGAGTCATTAGCGAGGAGGGCAAGATGGATAAGGTCAGTCCGATTTACAATAACATTGTTCAGCAGATCAAGTCTGCTATTCTTGAGAGTCAGCTGGAGTCCGCCCGAGCAGTCAATCAACAAATGCTTTCTCTGTATAGCATTAAGAAAATGCGTCAATTTTACGAGAAATGGGAAGAGTTTTTAAATCGCTCGCCAATGGCGGGCGAATTGGAAAAGGCTGAATTTGACATAAAAACGCCAATTATACCCATTCACGCTCTAATAAACTTAAATCGTTCGCCAATGGCGGAAGTCCGAAAACGCTCCATACGCAAAAGGCCATTTCGATGTTCAAGGACGAGTACCTCCTGGATTTTATCAATGTGGAGGAATTGGG
Encoded here:
- a CDS encoding cytoplasmic protein, which translates into the protein MTILLYMNFDELHKLSFRNRGVLSSATQCGCFYCKRSFTPSEITEWTDDGEDTALCPYCSIDSVIPDLDNTLNVELLEAMNRKYF
- a CDS encoding DUF3990 domain-containing protein; amino-acid sequence: MLIYHASKEIVEVPEIRKTRFTKDFSWGFYCTNNFAQAVRWANRGDGEPRVNHFEYTPDQSLKILTFEKMTDEWLDFIAACRSGKAHDFDIVEGPMADDTVWNFVNDFLAGTINRKQFWVLAEFKHPTHQISFHTEAALQCLKFVKCEVVHD